In the genome of Nonlabens sp. MB-3u-79, one region contains:
- a CDS encoding DUF3427 domain-containing protein, with the protein MDDLIQNFTKSLQTGYVDKSVLSNLNYQPELLVNQKNPPKKVLSTILHELENCNEFFISVAFVTTSGVATIINKLKELEDREIQGKILVSQYLNFTQPEALKRLSQFQNIDLKIAITGNAHTKGYIFKSKEHYNLIVGSSNLTAQALSTNKEWNIKVSALNKSGIVEKLLREFHSDFEEGTPVTAAYILAYEKIYQSQFLLNQKNKLESSVESQPLISPNSMQIEALENLQNLRAERKNKALIISATGTGKTYLSAFDAKAFNPKKLLFVVHRLTIAKDSLNTFRNVFGNDKTMGLYSGNRRELDCDFVFSTIQTISKVNHLENFARDHFDYIIIDETHRSGADSYLRLIEHFEPNFLLGMTATPERTDGNDIFQLFDHNIAYEIRLSRAMEEEMLSSFHYFGVTDLSIDNSEVDKKSEFNYLVSDERVKRIIEQAKFYGSDNGITRGLIFCSRKNEAIELSELFNSRGFKTVALTGDSLEKERAKSIEKLETDNLSEKLDYIFTVDIFNEGIDIPKINQIIMLRPTESAIIFIQQLGRGLRKVEGKGYLTVIDFIGNYENNYLIPIALYGDTSYNKDSLRKLITEGSRMLPGASTINFDQITKERIFESIDSANMQLLSDLKKDYNLLKFKLGRTPMMMDFIEHGSRDPFLFVDYANSYYNFTVKVKKTAKEALSKQQVKLLELFSKEINNSKRLEESLIIKLLIESGDLSVKKLKELVLNKYGYYISDETIKSCVSNLNFEFVREKKAGKMLSAKEIYDLEILSLENGNFVLSKEFAVHLSQTDFKHFLLDSADYSIYEFDRLFDAAEWQNGFVLYRKYSRKDVFRILNVTENPVAQNVGGYLVSADNEHCPIFVNYHKEEHISESTKYEDEFVNHKEFDWMSKSNRKLSSNDVRSILGHNGPIRLPLFIKKNNDEGMDFYYMGEVIPELNQVEQTTMSNDSGKQLPVVKIRFNLADPVTDNMYNYLQEVAVVKSVKPEKTSKVIPIQQLLSFEEKLKNPLPLYDFYAAAGTFSNLQSVKDFTLIEGPENSSKNDYFACRIIGESMNRVIPNDSICLFKPYTGGSRNGKIVLVENMDIQDPDFNSAFTIKTYSSEKSVSEETWGHTSIVLRPNSFDKSYQNIIITEEDATEMRVVGEFVEILKE; encoded by the coding sequence ATGGATGACCTAATCCAAAATTTTACCAAGAGTTTACAGACAGGTTATGTAGATAAATCTGTTTTATCTAATCTAAACTATCAGCCAGAGTTGCTTGTCAATCAAAAGAATCCGCCAAAAAAGGTGCTTTCAACCATTCTTCACGAGCTTGAAAATTGCAATGAGTTTTTTATTTCTGTTGCATTTGTCACAACCAGCGGAGTTGCTACTATAATCAATAAACTCAAAGAACTAGAAGACCGAGAAATACAAGGCAAAATACTAGTGTCTCAGTATTTAAACTTCACCCAGCCTGAAGCTCTAAAAAGGCTTTCACAGTTTCAAAATATAGACCTAAAAATTGCGATAACAGGAAACGCTCATACCAAGGGATACATCTTTAAGAGCAAAGAGCATTACAACCTGATTGTTGGTAGTAGTAACCTAACGGCACAAGCATTGTCTACTAACAAGGAGTGGAATATCAAAGTATCTGCGTTAAATAAAAGTGGTATCGTTGAAAAACTTCTTCGAGAGTTTCATTCTGATTTTGAAGAAGGAACGCCAGTAACGGCAGCATATATTTTGGCTTATGAAAAAATATATCAGAGTCAATTTCTGTTAAACCAAAAGAACAAACTTGAAAGCTCAGTTGAATCTCAACCGCTTATCAGTCCTAATTCAATGCAAATAGAAGCATTGGAAAATCTACAAAATTTGAGAGCTGAGCGAAAAAATAAAGCCCTGATCATTTCAGCAACTGGAACGGGAAAGACTTATTTATCAGCATTCGATGCAAAAGCATTTAACCCTAAAAAATTGCTTTTCGTTGTTCATCGTTTAACCATCGCTAAAGACTCACTAAATACATTTCGAAATGTTTTTGGAAACGATAAAACAATGGGTTTGTATTCTGGTAATCGAAGAGAATTGGATTGTGACTTTGTGTTTTCTACCATTCAAACCATATCAAAAGTTAACCACTTAGAGAACTTCGCGAGAGACCATTTTGACTACATTATAATTGATGAAACTCATCGTTCTGGGGCTGATTCATATTTGAGGTTAATCGAGCACTTTGAACCAAATTTTCTACTCGGAATGACAGCCACACCTGAGCGGACTGATGGCAATGATATATTTCAACTCTTTGATCATAACATTGCTTATGAGATCAGATTAAGCAGGGCAATGGAAGAGGAAATGCTTAGTTCTTTTCATTACTTTGGCGTTACTGATTTATCGATTGATAACTCCGAAGTTGACAAAAAATCAGAGTTCAATTATTTAGTCTCCGATGAACGAGTAAAACGAATCATTGAGCAAGCCAAATTCTACGGAAGTGATAATGGAATAACTAGAGGCTTAATCTTCTGCTCCAGAAAGAACGAAGCAATAGAATTATCTGAATTATTCAATTCAAGGGGATTTAAAACTGTTGCTTTAACTGGCGATAGTCTTGAAAAAGAAAGAGCTAAGTCTATTGAAAAATTGGAGACGGATAATTTAAGTGAAAAACTCGATTATATATTTACTGTGGATATTTTCAATGAAGGGATTGATATTCCAAAAATCAATCAGATCATTATGCTTCGTCCCACAGAATCAGCGATTATTTTCATTCAACAATTGGGAAGAGGATTAAGAAAGGTTGAAGGAAAAGGCTATTTGACGGTTATCGATTTCATAGGAAACTATGAAAACAATTACCTTATACCTATTGCATTGTATGGAGATACATCCTATAACAAAGACTCTTTAAGGAAATTAATAACGGAAGGCAGTAGGATGTTACCAGGAGCTTCCACCATCAATTTTGATCAAATAACCAAAGAGAGAATCTTTGAATCCATTGATTCTGCCAATATGCAGTTGCTCTCTGACTTGAAAAAGGATTACAACCTTTTGAAATTCAAGTTGGGTCGAACTCCAATGATGATGGACTTCATTGAACATGGTTCTCGCGATCCATTCTTATTCGTGGATTACGCGAATTCCTATTACAACTTTACTGTAAAAGTTAAAAAAACTGCAAAAGAAGCCTTATCAAAACAACAGGTGAAATTGCTGGAGCTGTTTTCTAAAGAAATCAACAATTCAAAACGGCTTGAGGAAAGTCTAATCATCAAATTACTCATCGAATCTGGTGATCTTTCGGTGAAAAAATTAAAAGAACTAGTTCTTAATAAGTATGGTTATTACATCTCTGATGAGACTATAAAATCTTGCGTTTCTAACTTGAATTTTGAGTTTGTTCGTGAAAAGAAAGCCGGCAAAATGCTATCTGCAAAAGAAATTTATGACTTAGAAATTCTTAGCCTCGAAAATGGAAACTTTGTCTTGTCAAAAGAGTTTGCTGTTCACTTGAGCCAAACTGACTTCAAGCACTTTTTGCTTGATTCAGCTGATTACTCGATTTATGAATTCGACAGATTATTTGATGCAGCCGAATGGCAAAACGGATTTGTGCTATACAGAAAGTATTCACGAAAAGATGTATTTAGAATATTGAATGTGACGGAAAATCCGGTTGCCCAAAACGTAGGTGGATATCTAGTAAGCGCAGACAACGAGCATTGTCCGATTTTTGTGAATTACCACAAAGAGGAGCATATCTCGGAGTCTACCAAGTATGAAGATGAGTTTGTAAACCACAAAGAATTTGATTGGATGTCAAAATCTAACAGAAAGTTGAGCAGCAATGATGTTCGATCCATTTTAGGTCATAATGGACCTATCCGTCTTCCGTTATTTATCAAGAAAAACAATGATGAAGGAATGGACTTCTACTACATGGGCGAAGTAATTCCTGAATTGAATCAGGTGGAACAAACCACCATGTCAAACGACAGTGGAAAGCAACTTCCCGTGGTAAAAATCAGATTCAATTTGGCTGACCCAGTTACAGACAACATGTACAATTATCTACAGGAGGTGGCAGTAGTCAAGAGTGTTAAACCAGAAAAAACAAGCAAAGTCATTCCTATACAGCAATTGTTGAGTTTTGAAGAAAAGTTAAAAAACCCGCTTCCATTGTATGATTTTTATGCTGCTGCGGGCACATTTAGCAATTTACAATCCGTAAAGGATTTTACACTAATTGAAGGTCCAGAAAACAGTTCGAAAAACGATTATTTCGCTTGTAGAATCATTGGTGAATCAATGAATAGAGTCATTCCGAATGATTCTATTTGCTTGTTCAAACCATATACCGGCGGTAGCAGAAATGGGAAAATTGTGTTGGTAGAAAACATGGATATTCAAGATCCTGATTTCAACTCGGCTTTTACTATCAAAACCTACTCAAGTGAAAAGTCTGTTTCAGAAGAAACTTGGGGTCACACTTCCATTGTGTTAAGACCAAACTCATTTGACAAATCGTACCAAAACATCATCATCACAGAAGAAGATGCTACAGAAATGAGGGTTGTTGGTGAGTTTGTAGAAATTTTGAAAGAGTAA
- a CDS encoding pre-peptidase C-terminal domain-containing protein, with the protein MKTIKKLMSILVLAVILVMASCQNEGLIEESSEASVLNDLEQSIMEKAGPELGAQILERMKNPVSNAMKAAIVYDGELCPGVVNTGEVVARGYSAFPNADFWYFSGEAGDVVDIEVDRVNCNMDPVMRLYQGSGDDATLLFVASADDNEAAACAADCFAYGDPTLTGFVLPATGVYTVAVWDFISGACATGPLTYNISATGQSPCIIVIDGCDTGIDNQTLEDGSTMQGVIDACAAAALNHGDFVSCVAHATNEWKRAGLISGKEKGVIQSCAAGSDIPSTE; encoded by the coding sequence ATGAAAACAATTAAAAAATTGATGTCAATTTTAGTGTTGGCAGTTATTCTTGTTATGGCTAGTTGTCAAAATGAAGGACTCATTGAAGAATCTTCTGAGGCTTCAGTTCTAAATGATTTGGAACAATCTATTATGGAAAAAGCAGGTCCTGAGTTAGGTGCCCAAATATTGGAAAGGATGAAAAACCCTGTATCAAACGCAATGAAAGCTGCGATTGTTTATGATGGTGAGCTTTGTCCAGGTGTTGTAAATACTGGAGAGGTTGTAGCTAGAGGTTACTCCGCATTCCCTAATGCAGACTTTTGGTATTTTTCTGGTGAGGCAGGAGATGTAGTAGACATCGAAGTCGACCGGGTTAATTGCAATATGGATCCAGTCATGAGGCTTTACCAAGGATCTGGCGACGACGCGACCCTTCTTTTTGTGGCTAGTGCCGATGATAATGAAGCAGCCGCTTGTGCTGCGGACTGTTTTGCGTATGGCGATCCTACATTAACGGGCTTTGTATTGCCGGCCACAGGAGTTTATACGGTTGCTGTCTGGGACTTCATCAGTGGAGCATGTGCAACTGGACCTTTAACCTATAACATCTCTGCTACGGGACAAAGTCCTTGCATCATAGTTATAGACGGATGTGATACCGGTATTGACAACCAAACCTTAGAAGATGGAAGTACCATGCAAGGAGTCATCGACGCCTGTGCCGCAGCGGCACTTAATCATGGTGATTTCGTGAGTTGTGTAGCACATGCTACAAACGAATGGAAAAGAGCTGGTCTAATTTCAGGTAAAGAAAAAGGGGTGATCCAATCTTGTGCTGCAGGGTCGGATATTCCATCTACGGAATAA
- a CDS encoding phage tail protein gives MKNTLFIALLFVSMSFTGYAQEAMIGEVKLFAGNFAPRDWAFCDGQLLPISNNTALFSLLGTLYGGDGRTTFALPDLRGRVPVSPGTGNGLQPVQVGERNNGTKVQGNSLGESSTQPTLGMHYIICLRGTYPSRS, from the coding sequence ATGAAAAATACACTATTTATCGCATTGCTATTTGTTTCTATGAGTTTTACTGGCTATGCTCAAGAGGCTATGATAGGGGAAGTAAAGTTGTTTGCAGGAAATTTTGCACCAAGAGATTGGGCCTTTTGTGATGGTCAACTATTGCCTATATCTAATAATACAGCTCTATTTTCATTGTTAGGTACTCTTTATGGTGGGGATGGCCGCACGACATTTGCATTACCAGATTTAAGAGGTCGTGTACCTGTATCTCCAGGAACTGGGAATGGTCTTCAACCGGTTCAGGTTGGTGAAAGAAATAATGGTACAAAGGTTCAAGGGAATAGTTTAGGAGAATCGAGTACGCAACCCACTTTGGGGATGCATTATATTATATGTTTGCGAGGCACTTATCCATCACGGAGTTGA
- a CDS encoding 1-phosphofructokinase family hexose kinase — protein sequence MNITSLTINPALDKNAKVAGLVATQKLKCHSIHYQPGGGGVNVSRMLHRLGEKTNCLFPSGGYTGKHLNDLLLQEGVNTLQVPVKEWTRENLSVVDEQTNLQYRFGMPGGTLYPSELKTIQAFVDKQLKENDMLVLSGSLPEGIPTDYYARWIAHTSLKNIKVVIDTSGPALMEAVKEPVFLLKPNQKELAELAGKVFLSSTEQEAFALEMIASKKATYIVVSLGARGAFLASKAGVVYQSTPSVAVQSTIGAGDSMVAGLIYAIKNNFSDRDILKWGIACGVATTMSEGTMLGSKTNVTKILNMIR from the coding sequence ATGAATATAACAAGCCTTACTATCAATCCTGCATTGGATAAAAACGCAAAAGTAGCCGGTCTGGTCGCTACACAGAAACTCAAATGTCATTCTATTCACTACCAGCCTGGTGGTGGTGGTGTTAATGTGTCCAGGATGCTGCATAGATTAGGAGAAAAAACAAATTGTTTATTCCCTTCTGGTGGATACACCGGCAAACATCTTAACGACTTACTGCTCCAAGAAGGAGTAAACACTTTGCAGGTTCCTGTAAAAGAATGGACCCGCGAAAACCTGTCCGTGGTGGATGAACAAACTAATTTACAATATCGTTTTGGGATGCCAGGTGGTACCTTATACCCATCAGAATTAAAAACTATACAAGCCTTTGTGGATAAGCAATTGAAGGAAAATGATATGCTGGTATTAAGTGGCAGTTTGCCCGAAGGAATACCTACAGATTATTATGCCAGATGGATCGCGCACACCTCCTTAAAAAACATTAAAGTGGTTATTGATACTTCTGGACCAGCACTTATGGAAGCGGTTAAAGAGCCTGTATTTCTCTTAAAACCCAATCAAAAAGAGCTCGCAGAGTTGGCTGGCAAAGTCTTTTTATCCAGTACCGAACAAGAAGCTTTTGCTTTAGAAATGATCGCTTCTAAAAAAGCGACTTATATAGTGGTTTCATTAGGCGCCAGAGGTGCTTTTTTAGCATCAAAAGCAGGTGTTGTTTACCAATCTACGCCATCAGTTGCGGTACAAAGCACTATTGGAGCAGGGGACAGTATGGTCGCGGGGTTGATTTATGCCATTAAGAATAATTTTTCAGATCGTGATATTTTAAAATGGGGAATTGCCTGTGGGGTAGCCACGACTATGAGTGAAGGAACCATGCTAGGCAGTAAAACAAATGTGACTAAAATACTAAACATGATCAGGTAG
- the glk gene encoding glucokinase: MMHKSSSISLSTLYQAEVPLAYFKNINLNQQAIVLAADVGGTKTHLALYEVKDGQLFQLKEKKYPTKEQPSFIEMIYDFHHKKSPAIDSICIGVAGPVTYNKVKGVNLPWEISGDEIGKELMMDAVTLMNDMEANAYGLAALKETDFKTIQVGADVPGNAVIISPGTGLGEVGLFWDGSHYRPFASEGGHCDFSPRNDLEIDLWEFMHQRYKHVSWERVLSGPGIYDIYTFLIQKKGQMVPDDIQQQIQSGHPSAAITHAAIEGKDEVCREAFDLFTRFLAVEAAQLALKMKATGGIYIGGGIVPKIIEGMDLSVFNRGFIQSGRMDDLLRMVPVKVILNDNAALLGAALYGAAQLGK; this comes from the coding sequence ATGATGCACAAATCCAGCAGTATATCTTTATCCACCTTGTACCAGGCTGAGGTACCCTTAGCCTATTTTAAGAATATCAACCTCAACCAACAAGCGATTGTTTTGGCAGCAGATGTAGGAGGTACAAAAACACATTTGGCTTTATATGAAGTTAAAGACGGACAGCTTTTTCAACTTAAAGAGAAAAAGTACCCTACCAAAGAACAGCCTTCTTTTATAGAGATGATTTATGATTTTCATCATAAAAAAAGTCCTGCAATTGATAGCATATGCATAGGTGTTGCAGGACCAGTTACCTATAATAAAGTCAAAGGTGTGAATTTGCCATGGGAGATCAGTGGAGATGAAATAGGAAAGGAATTAATGATGGATGCGGTGACTCTTATGAACGACATGGAGGCAAACGCTTATGGTTTGGCGGCACTTAAAGAAACTGATTTTAAAACCATACAAGTAGGAGCTGATGTGCCTGGTAATGCCGTTATCATATCCCCAGGGACTGGTCTTGGAGAAGTAGGTTTGTTTTGGGATGGGTCCCATTACCGCCCCTTTGCTTCAGAAGGCGGGCATTGTGATTTTAGCCCTCGTAATGATTTGGAGATAGATTTATGGGAGTTCATGCATCAAAGATATAAGCATGTAAGTTGGGAACGCGTTTTATCAGGTCCTGGTATTTATGATATCTATACATTTTTAATTCAGAAAAAAGGGCAAATGGTTCCTGATGACATTCAGCAACAAATACAAAGCGGTCATCCTTCAGCAGCAATAACCCATGCGGCTATAGAGGGGAAGGATGAGGTTTGCAGGGAAGCTTTTGATTTATTCACTAGGTTTTTGGCTGTAGAAGCGGCACAGCTGGCGTTAAAAATGAAAGCTACCGGAGGCATTTATATCGGAGGAGGAATTGTCCCCAAAATAATAGAAGGAATGGATTTAAGCGTTTTTAATAGAGGCTTTATACAGTCGGGTCGTATGGACGATTTGCTTAGAATGGTGCCAGTAAAAGTTATTTTAAATGACAATGCGGCACTCTTAGGAGCTGCGCTTTACGGAGCTGCCCAACTAGGAAAATAA
- the ppsA gene encoding phosphoenolpyruvate synthase, whose protein sequence is MGDYIKSFSDIDIDDIALVGGKNASLGEMFQKLSSKKVQVPDGFAVTSDAYWYYLEQQHLKEGVFKELQHLDTVDFSNLKKVGAAIRNHFSKAALPHAIKEAIQEAYAGLIKKYGTDISLAIRSSATAEDLPNASFAGQQESYLNVKGVEELIAACQRCYASLFTDRAIKYREDNGFDHKKVALSIGVQLMVRSDLACSGVNFTLDPDSGFDKVVLVSSIWGLGENIVQGSINPDEYFVFKPSLKKGVQQPIISRKLGSKEKTMIYDSSGSGTLNLYTTIEKQEQFVLTDAEVVQLAKWSVIIEEHYGRPMDIEWAKDGLTKELFIVQARPETVQSAKNKLEITTYTLLEKGKEITRGMGLGHKITTGKARILRSPKESDRLQQGEILITEKTDPDWDPILKKAAGIITDQGGRTSHAAIVAREIGAAAIVGCINATKLIKDGQEITISCAEGTTGIVYEGNLKWKETAVDIKNLKTPQTQAMLILADPEQAFKFSFYPSSGVGLMRLEFVINNSIQIHPMALRHFERVKEEQVKQKIEKLTHHYPNKEDYFVHQLAEAVATIAAAFYPKEVIVRTSDFKSNEYANLIGGKQFEPVESNPMIGFRGASRYYHPKYKDAFELECKALKMVREEMGMENIKIMIPFCRTLKEAHKVVQLLENNGLKRGENALQLYMMTEIPNNVILAEEFAHYFDGFSIGSNDLTQLTLGVDRDSQLLSDIFDINDPGVKKMIAMLIASAHKTHTKIGLCGQAPSDYPEFAQFLVEQGIHSISFNPDALISGIKNMNKAEENSRQLRDLRK, encoded by the coding sequence ATGGGGGACTACATTAAAAGCTTTAGTGATATTGACATAGATGATATTGCTCTTGTAGGTGGTAAAAATGCCTCATTAGGAGAAATGTTTCAAAAATTAAGTTCAAAAAAAGTGCAAGTGCCTGACGGGTTTGCCGTTACTTCAGATGCTTATTGGTATTATTTAGAACAGCAGCACTTAAAGGAAGGTGTTTTTAAGGAACTGCAGCATTTGGACACAGTGGATTTCTCCAACTTAAAAAAAGTAGGAGCGGCAATCAGAAATCATTTTTCAAAGGCAGCATTACCTCATGCCATAAAGGAAGCTATTCAGGAAGCTTATGCGGGTCTAATTAAAAAATACGGCACTGACATTTCGTTAGCTATAAGAAGTAGTGCGACAGCTGAAGACTTGCCAAATGCTAGTTTTGCCGGTCAGCAAGAAAGCTATCTGAATGTAAAAGGAGTGGAGGAATTGATAGCCGCTTGCCAGAGGTGTTATGCGTCTCTATTTACAGATCGCGCCATAAAATACCGAGAGGACAATGGTTTTGATCATAAAAAGGTGGCCTTGTCTATAGGGGTGCAATTGATGGTGCGTTCTGACCTGGCTTGTTCTGGTGTTAACTTTACATTAGATCCAGACTCGGGCTTTGATAAGGTAGTGCTGGTTTCTAGCATATGGGGGCTAGGAGAGAATATTGTACAGGGTAGTATCAATCCAGATGAATACTTTGTGTTCAAACCTAGTTTAAAGAAAGGCGTACAACAACCTATAATTTCCCGAAAATTGGGAAGTAAGGAAAAGACCATGATTTATGACTCTTCTGGAAGTGGTACTCTAAACCTGTACACTACTATAGAAAAGCAAGAACAATTTGTTTTAACTGATGCTGAGGTGGTACAATTGGCAAAATGGTCGGTTATCATTGAAGAGCACTACGGTCGTCCCATGGATATTGAATGGGCAAAAGATGGACTAACTAAGGAGCTTTTTATTGTACAAGCAAGACCAGAAACGGTTCAAAGTGCAAAAAACAAACTTGAAATCACTACTTATACCTTACTTGAAAAAGGTAAGGAAATTACAAGAGGGATGGGACTTGGTCATAAAATAACTACGGGAAAAGCCAGAATTCTTCGCAGTCCAAAAGAGTCTGATAGGCTGCAACAAGGCGAGATTTTAATTACAGAAAAGACAGATCCAGACTGGGATCCTATTCTTAAAAAAGCAGCAGGTATCATTACCGATCAAGGGGGGCGCACCAGTCATGCAGCTATAGTTGCTCGTGAAATAGGGGCGGCAGCTATTGTAGGCTGTATCAACGCCACAAAGCTTATTAAGGATGGCCAGGAGATCACCATTTCTTGTGCCGAAGGCACTACAGGAATTGTCTACGAAGGAAACCTTAAATGGAAAGAAACTGCAGTAGATATAAAAAATCTTAAAACACCTCAAACACAAGCCATGCTTATTTTGGCAGATCCAGAGCAAGCCTTTAAATTTTCTTTTTACCCGAGTAGTGGTGTGGGACTCATGCGATTGGAATTTGTAATTAATAATAGCATTCAAATACACCCTATGGCTTTAAGGCATTTTGAAAGGGTAAAAGAGGAACAAGTAAAGCAAAAGATTGAAAAACTAACGCATCATTACCCCAATAAAGAGGATTACTTTGTTCATCAACTAGCAGAGGCTGTGGCTACTATCGCAGCAGCTTTTTATCCTAAAGAGGTCATTGTGCGTACCAGTGATTTTAAATCAAATGAATATGCTAATCTTATAGGAGGAAAACAATTTGAACCTGTGGAATCTAATCCGATGATAGGATTTAGAGGAGCTTCTCGCTATTACCACCCCAAGTATAAAGATGCTTTTGAACTGGAATGTAAAGCCTTGAAAATGGTACGAGAGGAAATGGGAATGGAAAATATTAAAATTATGATTCCCTTTTGTCGCACGTTAAAAGAGGCGCATAAGGTGGTTCAGCTTTTAGAAAACAACGGACTGAAAAGAGGAGAAAATGCGTTACAGCTTTATATGATGACCGAAATCCCTAATAACGTTATCCTAGCAGAAGAATTTGCTCATTACTTTGACGGTTTCTCCATTGGCTCCAATGACTTAACTCAATTGACTTTAGGTGTGGATCGAGATTCCCAATTGTTGAGTGATATTTTTGACATCAATGACCCGGGAGTTAAAAAAATGATTGCTATGCTCATTGCTTCAGCTCATAAGACACATACCAAAATAGGCCTTTGCGGTCAAGCGCCTAGTGATTATCCAGAATTTGCTCAGTTTTTAGTAGAACAGGGTATCCATAGTATTTCTTTTAATCCAGATGCGCTTATTTCTGGTATAAAGAATATGAATAAAGCCGAAGAGAATTCAAGGCAGCTGCGGGATTTAAGGAAGTAG